One genomic segment of Hydra vulgaris chromosome 14, alternate assembly HydraT2T_AEP includes these proteins:
- the LOC136090490 gene encoding uncharacterized protein LOC136090490 gives MSTSKRRKIELVDVTQFPEVLVPVRDINWELCILCQRVSPEPLIIPKEPGYKTLSENLIEFDNHEALPPTIRLDKISDGKELLHALIVNKAKYHKLCRNKYDSQKLQRIIERNQNVQDDSENAQSSARCMRSSCKAVDIKSCCLFCDGESVTGNPLVQASTKEIGPKVYALAIEMQDTNLLNKIANQDFIALEVKYHKDCYRGFLNRARSHERSFSNDKHNLYRLTYGSVIAELVSYMEEKFIYGTSSPVFKLSGINKLCADRMSSLGVQSESINRTRLKDDLISLVPGLREDKCGKEVILSFEPDVGNAIRDACNFNDMSDSICIAQAAGILRRDMFREFREFLEQYSRIKLRGVRANAKADCSVVLRT, from the coding sequence ATGTCTACcagtaaaagaagaaaaatagaGCTTGTTGATGTCACACAATTTCCTGAGGTACTTGTTCCTGTGCGTGATATCAATTGGGAATTGTGCATTTTGTGTCAGCGTGTTTCACCGGAACCTCTTATAATTCCCAAAGAGCCAGGTTATAAAACTCTAAGTGAAAACTTGATCGAGTTCGATAATCATGAAGCTTTGCCACCAACTATTCGCTTGGATAAAATAAGTGATGGAAAGGAGTTATTGCACGCATTAATTGTTAATAAGGCAAAGTACCACAAGCTTTGCCGAAACAAGTACGACTCTCAGAAACTGCAGAGAATCATTGAGAGAAACCAAAATGTGCAAGATGATTCTGAAAACGCCCAGAGCTCTGCTAGGTGCATGCGATCCTCATGTAAAGCAGTTGacataaaaagttgttgtttgttttgtgATGGTGAATCTGTGACAGGCAACCCCTTAGTACAGGCAAGCACAAAAGAAATTGGCCCAAAAGTGTATGCTCTAGCCATTGAAATGCAGGACACAAATCTACTTAACAAAATAGCAAACCAAGATTTCATAGCACTCGAAGTCAAATATCATAAAGACTGTTACAGGGGATTTCTCAACAGAGCCCGCAGTCATGAGCGCTCCTTTAGCAATGATAAACACAATCTCTATCGATTGACTTATGGCTCTGTCATTGCGGAATTGGTTAGTTACATGGAAGAGAAGTTTATATATGGTACATCATCCCCTGTTTTTAAGCTGTCTGGCATCAATAAACTTTGTGCAGATCGTATGTCGAGTCTCGGAGTTCAGTCTGAGTCTATCAACCGAACTAGACTGAAGGACGATTTAATTTCCTTAGTTCCTGGTTTGAGGGAAGACAAGTGTGGTAAAGAAGTCATCTTAAGCTTTGAGCCAGATGTGGGTAATGCCATACGTGATGCTTGCAACTTCAACGATATGTCGGACAGTATTTGCATTGCTCAGGCAGCTGGTATTCTCCGTAGAGATATGTTTAGAGAGTTTCGCGAATTTTTAGAGCAGTATTCGCGAATCAAACTTCGAGGAGTACGTGCGAATGCTAAAGCAGATTGCTCCGTGGTTCTTCGCACTTGA